The Prevotella melaninogenica genome window below encodes:
- a CDS encoding transposase — protein MKLCKAAFSAEDGAKLNKSIQTNVMEMLFLLMVIPRKCNFTQMGRYGKRGEQCYRQTAERSVNWLEINMWLSAFAFKQGKGLNAIVIDPSFIKKAGKHTPYVGTFWSGCAGAVKHGLEILGIGVIDVDLHECMMLKAVQTTLEKGEEKKEMSLYDWYTKVLEDDKVTLQRICKVLVADSAFSKRPFIDKVMKMGFHVVSRLRHDAALFYTWDGEPTGKPGRPRIKGDKIDVRNIDISKGNELDLGETKGKAYALKAWCKSLHRVVSIVIHELPNGVRRLYFSTDESMSGRDVMEYYTTRFQEEFCFRDAKQFLGLTDCQARDKRKLEFAFNSSFTALNVTKIMCKELGTSIGRLKAQMVNAYYAQRIIDVFEKNPNTPLNKERINDIFSFAADAA, from the coding sequence ATGAAGCTCTGCAAAGCAGCATTTAGTGCTGAAGATGGAGCAAAGTTAAACAAAAGTATTCAAACAAACGTCATGGAAATGCTTTTTCTTTTGATGGTCATCCCAAGGAAATGTAATTTTACGCAGATGGGACGCTATGGAAAGCGTGGCGAACAATGCTATCGGCAGACGGCAGAGCGCAGCGTGAACTGGCTCGAAATAAATATGTGGCTGAGTGCTTTCGCCTTCAAGCAGGGTAAAGGGCTCAATGCCATCGTTATTGATCCAAGCTTCATCAAGAAGGCTGGGAAGCATACCCCATACGTGGGTACGTTTTGGTCGGGCTGTGCAGGTGCGGTAAAGCACGGTCTTGAGATCCTCGGCATCGGTGTGATAGACGTGGACTTGCATGAGTGTATGATGCTCAAGGCTGTGCAGACCACATTGGAAAAAGGGGAGGAGAAAAAAGAGATGAGTCTATACGACTGGTATACCAAGGTGTTGGAGGACGACAAGGTAACCTTACAGCGTATTTGCAAGGTTCTTGTCGCTGACTCAGCCTTCTCCAAAAGACCTTTCATCGACAAGGTAATGAAGATGGGCTTCCATGTTGTGAGCCGCTTGCGTCATGACGCAGCCTTGTTCTACACATGGGATGGGGAACCCACGGGAAAGCCCGGCCGTCCTCGTATCAAAGGTGACAAGATTGACGTAAGGAACATCGACATATCCAAAGGCAATGAGCTTGATTTAGGAGAGACCAAAGGCAAAGCCTATGCGCTCAAGGCGTGGTGCAAGTCCTTGCATAGGGTCGTGTCGATTGTCATCCACGAGTTGCCCAACGGTGTCCGCCGTTTGTACTTCTCTACGGATGAGAGCATGAGTGGACGCGATGTGATGGAGTACTATACCACACGTTTCCAAGAGGAGTTTTGCTTTCGCGACGCAAAGCAATTCCTCGGTCTTACCGATTGTCAGGCACGCGACAAGAGAAAACTTGAATTTGCTTTCAACTCTTCATTCACAGCACTCAATGTGACCAAAATCATGTGCAAGGAACTTGGCACGTCCATCGGTCGACTTAAAGCGCAGATGGTCAATGCCTACTATGCACAACGAATTATTGACGTGTTCGAGAAGAACCCGAACACGCCATTAAATAAAGAAAGGATAAATGATATATTTAGTTTCGCTGCTGATGCAGCATAA